In one Candidatus Nealsonbacteria bacterium genomic region, the following are encoded:
- a CDS encoding type II secretion system protein, with translation MSNRETINKKWGYTLIEVLVAVAIFSTVISVPTGFFISSLRSQHRALALRETIDNTSYFVEYISRALRMARKDIDGSCISAKTNYEITKVGKGIKFENYEDPPVCQEFYWDTEDNQLKESRDGAAGLPLTPDDLEITQFKFQPSGETQEDNLQPRITMLLEIGKKGASGLPKIRIQTTVSQRNLDIEK, from the coding sequence ATGAGCAATAGAGAAACCATAAACAAGAAATGGGGATATACTCTAATTGAGGTTTTAGTAGCTGTCGCCATATTCTCTACTGTAATTTCAGTTCCTACAGGTTTTTTTATTTCTTCCTTAAGAAGTCAACATAGAGCTTTAGCTTTACGGGAGACTATTGATAATACTTCCTATTTTGTGGAATATATTAGTCGCGCTTTAAGAATGGCAAGAAAAGATATAGATGGTAGCTGTATAAGTGCTAAGACAAATTACGAGATTACTAAAGTAGGAAAAGGAATAAAATTTGAGAATTACGAAGACCCCCCTGTTTGTCAGGAATTCTATTGGGATACAGAAGATAATCAACTTAAAGAATCAAGAGATGGAGCAGCTGGTCTTCCCTTGACCCCGGATGATTTAGAAATTACTCAATTTAAATTCCAGCCTTCCGGAGAAACACAAGAAGACAATCTTCAGCCGCGAATAACAATGCTTTTAGAAATAGGTAAGAAAGGCGCATCGGGTCTTCCCAAAATAAGAATTCAGACTACGGTTTCTCAAAGAAATTTAGATATAGAAAAATAA
- a CDS encoding chitobiase/beta-hexosaminidase C-terminal domain-containing protein codes for MKNLKRKLKKAFYKHRQCWKIVQTLMVFLTSVLIGSVIVEAALNTDYTKVTVYFIDSDFPSIDAFDVSPTLLNIAGPDETTISWTVSDTGGSHLWKVEVWRAPDNAGVPGTWSLVSTHPAPEGSDSWSSSADDSPSDGIWWYGLHVLDNAENEITETESGFAPIKVTKDMIRPPKPTCSPGTGTYINSVDVSCSSGEEGATLRYTTDGNPPSPSSPKYTSPFTFTITTVLTVANWDSADNRSEGPDNSYTYTIEINNPPTAGISCNPTGCGLPLGQCTGYTGCPFKFVNESTDPEGDGDIIKTEWDIYDWGVDPDDSCGYKCDFTPSGLSTTTSSTVEVYVRDSVGGWDSTTKNFTILLDAIADFECSLKDVGPWIPCEGFGVSEGEMVYFKDGSSPSDGGSPIVSWSWTFEDGEPPTSSSQNASSTFTAVDGNSGTVALQIQDTANRTNTVSYQLGVEAGLPEWKEVSP; via the coding sequence ATGAAGAACTTAAAAAGAAAATTGAAAAAAGCCTTTTATAAACATAGACAATGCTGGAAGATTGTTCAGACTTTGATGGTTTTTCTTACATCAGTTTTAATAGGGAGTGTTATAGTTGAGGCTGCATTAAACACAGATTACACTAAAGTTACAGTTTATTTTATAGATAGCGATTTCCCCTCTATTGATGCTTTTGATGTTTCTCCTACCCTGCTTAATATTGCTGGTCCGGATGAGACTACCATTTCCTGGACAGTTTCTGATACGGGCGGTTCTCATCTTTGGAAAGTAGAAGTCTGGCGCGCTCCTGATAATGCTGGTGTACCCGGCACATGGAGTTTAGTCAGTACCCATCCCGCTCCTGAAGGTTCTGATTCCTGGTCAAGCTCTGCTGATGATTCACCTTCAGATGGCATCTGGTGGTATGGTCTTCATGTTCTTGATAATGCAGAAAATGAGATAACAGAAACAGAGTCAGGATTCGCGCCAATTAAGGTAACTAAAGATATGATTAGACCTCCAAAACCTACTTGTTCTCCCGGAACAGGCACTTATATTAACTCAGTTGATGTTAGTTGTTCTTCTGGAGAAGAGGGAGCAACGCTTAGATACACTACAGACGGCAATCCTCCAAGTCCCTCCTCCCCCAAATACACTTCTCCTTTCACCTTTACGATTACTACAGTCTTAACCGTCGCTAATTGGGATTCAGCTGATAATCGTTCTGAAGGCCCTGATAATTCATATACCTATACTATTGAAATTAACAATCCTCCTACCGCCGGTATTTCCTGCAACCCGACCGGGTGCGGTCTTCCTTTAGGCCAATGTACAGGTTATACAGGATGTCCATTTAAATTCGTTAATGAATCTACTGACCCGGAGGGAGACGGTGATATTATTAAAACAGAATGGGATATTTATGATTGGGGAGTTGACCCTGACGACTCTTGTGGTTATAAATGTGATTTTACTCCCTCAGGCCTTAGTACTACAACCTCTTCTACGGTTGAGGTTTACGTCAGAGACAGTGTCGGAGGCTGGGATTCAACTACAAAAAACTTTACTATCTTACTAGATGCTATTGCTGATTTTGAGTGTTCTTTAAAAGATGTGGGACCCTGGATTCCTTGTGAAGGTTTCGGGGTTTCTGAGGGAGAAATGGTTTATTTTAAAGATGGCTCTTCCCCTTCTGACGGAGGAAGCCCAATTGTTAGCTGGAGTTGGACTTTTGAAGACGGTGAACCTCCTACCAGTTCTTCTCAGAACGCATCATCTACTTTTACAGCGGTTGATGGAAATTCAGGCACGGTTGCCTTACAAATTCAAGATACTGCTAATAGAACAAATACTGTTTCTTATCAGCTTGGAGTTGAAGCTGGCCTACCTGAGTGGAAAGAGGTGTCTCCTTAA
- a CDS encoding prepilin peptidase — MFTSLFFDFALLAPLFIIGGICSYTDIRYGKIFNKWIATGFFCGILFYIFLFFYNFFFLFQISNIQYLIKVGINALLAFLVGYLLWHLKLWSAGDAKFFALCSFLLPLKFYSKSYLSYFPSFNLLINLFVPLLLVLTATAFFKGIKETYNHRARLKNIGKLDIKKLFPKLKNLGKKFFPLFLSYVLIFIFLQGISSFKKNIPGGRFLFNPLFLFLFLLLILGYLSKVREKKKWIGYFINGTVLIYCSYLLFFGKIEILKSILKQTLIFMVLITLFRQFLNFYIEEKEVKKIKVRELKKGAVISKNELPLILQMLKEKKMENNFGEIDAAGLNENQVKTIKDLFIQKPQLKVKTYKTFSFAPFMLLSVVISIVTQSSFIDFLTYKL, encoded by the coding sequence ATGTTTACATCACTTTTCTTTGATTTTGCCCTTTTAGCTCCTCTTTTTATTATTGGAGGAATTTGTTCTTATACCGATATTAGATATGGAAAGATTTTCAATAAATGGATTGCTACAGGATTTTTTTGCGGGATTTTGTTTTATATTTTTCTTTTTTTCTATAATTTCTTTTTCCTTTTCCAAATATCAAATATTCAATATTTAATAAAAGTAGGTATAAACGCCCTGCTCGCTTTTTTAGTAGGATATCTTCTATGGCATTTAAAACTGTGGTCTGCCGGAGACGCGAAGTTTTTTGCTCTTTGTTCTTTCTTGCTGCCTTTAAAGTTTTATTCAAAAAGTTATTTGTCGTACTTTCCCTCTTTTAATCTTCTAATTAACCTTTTTGTTCCCCTACTTTTAGTTTTAACGGCTACTGCTTTTTTTAAAGGAATAAAGGAAACGTATAACCATAGAGCTCGATTAAAGAATATTGGAAAATTAGATATTAAAAAATTATTCCCTAAATTAAAAAATCTGGGTAAAAAGTTCTTTCCACTATTTTTAAGTTATGTTCTTATATTCATTTTTCTTCAAGGGATAAGTTCTTTTAAAAAAAATATTCCGGGAGGGAGATTTTTATTTAACCCTCTTTTTCTTTTTCTCTTTTTGCTTCTTATTTTGGGTTATCTTTCTAAAGTTAGAGAAAAGAAAAAATGGATTGGTTATTTTATCAACGGAACGGTACTAATATACTGTTCCTATTTGCTTTTTTTTGGTAAAATTGAAATATTGAAGTCTATCTTGAAACAAACCTTGATTTTTATGGTTTTAATCACCTTATTTCGTCAATTTTTAAATTTTTATATAGAAGAGAAAGAAGTTAAAAAAATAAAAGTTAGAGAACTTAAAAAGGGAGCAGTGATTTCTAAGAATGAATTACCTTTAATATTACAAATGCTTAAAGAGAAGAAAATGGAAAATAACTTTGGAGAGATAGATGCTGCTGGATTAAACGAAAACCAGGTTAAAACCATCAAGGATTTATTTATTCAAAAACCTCAATTAAAGGTAAAAACCTACAAGACGTTCTCTTTTGCTCCTTTTATGCTTTTATCGGTCGTTATTTCTATTGTAACCCAGAGTTCTTTTATTGATTTTTTAACCTACAAATTATAA